A region of the Ctenopharyngodon idella isolate HZGC_01 chromosome 2, HZGC01, whole genome shotgun sequence genome:
AATCTATGTTAATATAGCtacatttcattcagtttcaCATGAGATGAGATATATTTTTTCTGGTGTCTTTTCAGTGGCTACTAAATGGATCCATGAGTTTGGACAGGAGTTCAGGAGACCCTGTTCTTTGTCAGACTGGGAGTGAAAACACTGTGACCATTTAGAAATATTATGAAGTTTATCTGTACTATAGAAGTATTTGTACTCtatctgttattttattatgtattataagtTTTTATACTGTAGATCTGTAACATACTGTagatatatattgtattatattttactgTGATTTACTACTGTCTAGGTGGcagtaatgttaaaaataactgtaatataCAATAGAACAAGTGCaatagagtaaaaacatgaagTTTCATCAAGATATCAATGGATAATCACATTACCTGAGTTGATCAATCCTAGCAACTAGCAAGTGCGTTATTCCTGTAGATGAGACGCAGTTCTCTGCAGTTGTATTTAAAGCTTAATTTTACATGTTTCCTGTTCAGTCTGTGCTGGAATGACGATTCACATGTTTTACAAGTTTTGTAGTATGTGTAGTTGTGCATGTGTTGTGCTGTAAGACTGGTAGGTATGTATATGAAGTCTGAAACTGGATTATCTACAGTAGGTACAGCCTCACATGCAGAGAGCAGGACTGTCAATATACCTCAACTCTCACAGCAACACACACAATATACTAATGATCATAATTTTACAAGAATTTGAAGACTGTAActattatgaataaatgaatcCTATTTAAGGAGTCACTTGTCAGTTGCTCTCTTCCTAATCAAgtgatttaatattatttatgacTTTTATGTTGGTTGTTACGGCAGCTCTATTGTGAATTCATACTCAGTTGCACTGAATGCCTGTGTTGCTATTGCTGATTTATCAtctttattgtcttttaaaaaaatattctaatgAATGAAACTgcaacattatttaatgtagcaatgtaaaataaataaatacaatcatctttatttaacaatGTGTTTTCAGGCAGTTTCTTAAGACTCAATAATAAGTTTAGACATACATAACTTTtttagatgttgttttgtcTCTTTATCttaactgtttcaaatatataaagtgCTCTACTCTCAACCTGCCTATgagaagaaacaaaaaaaacaaacaaacaaaaaaatatatatatatgtatatataataacaacaacacagTAATAATAAAACTTCTGATTTGTTTGTGGTCTCAGGACAGTTTTTTGTCTTCTTTGTCAaagtttttgttgtgtgatccactttcaacaaaCATGCAACCAgagaaaaaattaataaattctcAGTGCTATTTGCACAAATCAGTAATGACATCTCAAATAAGTAATATTTAATCGTTCCAAGGTCAGCAGTGAACTCCAAACAAATAGCTTTATACAGCGGATGCCATTGAAAACACAAGGACGTCCCTTGCAGCCTCGCTTTTATATCTGTCATGCCgctgctctgaataaggtctattATAGCCCTTAGTTTTCAGttgtagtgtttttttcttgtctATGCTATGTTGGTTTGCTGCAGTTTGATAGCTTGTTAAGACTTTGTGCTCctgttttaatttgttaataaaaccCTGCCTCTACGCTTCCTTGTTGACACAGAGCTCACTCATGTAAAGTTtcgcttttgtttttgttctcagATAATGCAAATACTGAAAAATGGTGAAATGTGGGCAGATACAGGTGTCTATTTGTGGTCTATGAAGGTGTGTGTCTGTATTTAACCTTGATTGCAAGATACACATGTACAAGTTGCGTTTTGAGATATTGAAGGTCTGATAATGGCCGTAAAGGAACTGACAGTATTTATGGTGTGTTTTTGGATCGTCTACTCTGCTGCTGGGCATGAATTCTTCTCATCAACAGGTTATTATTTCAGTTCAATATTAAtccattatattttaaatatagcttttttattcttaataatttaatgtaatattgtttTGTCCATATTTCTCTAACTGTTTACACTGTTGTCATATCAAGTTAATTgtatattttcagcattttacaataaggtctcatttgttaacattagttaatctaacatgaactaataatgagcaatacatttgttgcagtatttatccatctttgttaatgttagtaaaaaatacagttgttcattgttcatgttagttcacagtgctaaatacagcttttattttaataatgttagtaaatgttgaaattaacatgaaccaagattaataaatgctgtagatgctgttcattcttagttcatgttaactaaaatacttaactaatgttaactaatgaaaccatattgtaaagttttactgttttcattttttccaaaaatgaacaatatcaCAGTTTTTGCCATAATTTCAACACTGATGCAATCATAAATAACACTATAGTTGTTACATACTGCTTAGAGACAGGATCCACTGCTTGGTTGAGGAAAGGGTAATCCAAATACATAGTCCAATAAACAGGCTAGACGTCATAAACACAGGGTAAAAAATCCAACACAAAACACCATGTAATGAGctctgggaaatgtagttcatATCAATATCATAtcaagggcactccagctggtgatcGTGACAAGAGTTACTCTCTTTCACCTTTTAATTCCATTAATGGTAAAACAATATTAACTCTCTCTTTGGTTTCTTACCTATAAACTTTTTCAGTATAATTCAAATGatgttaaaatgaattaatacataaattaaaatgccTTTTGACAATTAAGTGCAGATTGTTTTATAGATCAAATTGCACAGCTATATGGGAAGACGAAAGATTTTCTGaaggtcttcagtcagtgcatTGATGCTGACAATGTAGAGACAATGAAGAGGTGAAAACACATTCATTATTCCCTATACCATTAAACTGCAAGATTAAtgtgttgtcattattattattaaaaagcaTTCAATTTTGCATTTCAATTTGCATTCAACTTTTGATGAACCCTTGTCTTCAATCCAGTGTTCTTCTGAATCTTCTGCTTTCATACTCTGACTCTGAGAACCCTGAGGAAGCCATGAGAAACCCTGTGGCAGCTTACAGACTCCTCAGACAAATGAGAAATGATTTgatatttattgaaaaacacATTAAGCCGAATCTTTATCAGTGTGAAGAGTATCAGGATGAGTTGGATGCAAAACTTCTAGAGATCCCACAGCTGGAGGACGTGGATGGTGCAGCTTCTGGACTGATCAGACTGCAAGAGATCTACAAACTCCACCCAGAAGACATCACAAAGGGTAAACTGTCCTGCAGTTTTGCACCAATGCAAATTCACTGAGAGAGTTTTACTTTTTCAATCTGATTGATGCTTTCATTTCACGTTTCACAGAAACATCTCTAAATGCAGATGAAGCCTACCATGTGGGGTTGGTCGCTTATGATGAGGGAAAATTCCAGCATGCCTTTCTCTGGTTTCTGGACAGTCTGGACAGATTAACAGAATACTCAACCACTACTGAGGAAGAGTTGCTCCATTACCTTAGTTCCTCAGCCTATCATTTTGGCAGCCTACCTGTGGCAATCTACTTCGGCCAGCAGCTTCTAAATCTGGGTAAGGTCATGGTGTcctaaatttaatatttgagGTTGGCAGAGAATTTTGCTAAATTGTTGTGATTAAAGTCATAAACATCTTTGCCCCAGATCCAAGTAATGATGAAGTCAGAGTTCAGCTAAACTGGCTCCTTCACTTACAGAGCAACCCTGACATATTTACACTGAACACAGAGTCAAGTAACTATGAGGCACTGTGCAGAGGAGAGGTTGACGAGAGGGCAAGTGCAGTGTctaaaatttaaatcattatttgacATGAAATTACAGTCAATGTGAAGCTTTGTGTGTTGATTGTAAgtctattatattttataaaatcagACCTCCAAGAGGCAGAGGGCGCTGTCCTGTAGGTACAGCACAGGTGGAGGAAACCCCAGACTGATGTACGCACCAGTGAAAGAGGAAGTGGAGTGGGACGAGCCTCGAATCATCAGATATCATGACATTATatcagacagagagatagagatCCTGAAAAATATCTCCAGACCTCAAGtgaatatataaaacacatacacacaaacacacaaaaaaattaattgctgTTATAATATCAATATAATTAATATCTAATTTCTGGTAGATACCATTGATGATGTTTTATTGTGCTATTCAATATGCAAAGGTGTATACTTACATGTGTATTCCATTAaaatgatcagctttggccCCTTAGTTGTAGTCAAATCTATGGCATATAATGACTAGAGAATTGTGtctcaaaatgttcataaatacTTTGGGAATGTTGTCGGGCCAGACTGTTCAAAGCATttactatatgtgtgtgttgtttggGTACCCACATACTTTTGGCCgtaatgtgtatatttatttatatttaatgtttcattTCTTGTGGCCTAGCTTTCTAGGTCTCAGATCGGAAAGGGCACAGTCTCAGACTTCCGTACTTCTCAAAGgtaataatttcataattgaaggatcatccaaaaatgaaatgaaaattctgtcatcatctgaCAATGACACAGAGTGAATTATGTCTGAATGACTGAATTGTTTCTTTAACAGGGTGTTTAGTAGTACTATAtgtacactgctcaaaaaaattaaaggaacactttgaaaacacaccAGATCTCAATgtggaaaaatatcatgctggatatctactgatatggactgggtaatgtgttaggaaggaaaggatgccacattgtttgatggaaatgaaaattatcaacctacagaggactgaattcaaagacaccccgaaaatcaaagtgaaaaaatgatgcagcaggctagctCATTTtcctgaaatttcattgcagcaactcaaaatggtactcagtagtttgtatggcccccacgtgcttgtatgcgTGTTCTATTgaggatttaggtcaggcgagcatgggggccattcaatggtatcaatgcCTTCATCTTCCAGGAagtgcctgcatactctcgccacatgaggccgggcattgtcatgcaccaggaggaacccaggactcACTGCACtagcgtagggtctgacaatgggtccaaggatttcatcctgatacctaatggcagtcagtgTGCCAtcgtctagcctgtagaggtccgtgcatccctccatggatatgcctctccagaccatcactgacccaccaccaaacctgtcatgctgaatgatgttacaggcagcataacgttctccacggcttcttcagaccctttcacgtctgtcacaggtgctcagggtgaacctgctctcatctgaaaaGCACATGGCACCAGTGGcagacctgccaattctggtgttcaatggcaaatgccagtCGAGCTCCTCagtgccgggcagtgagcacagggcccattAGAGGATGTcaggccctcaggccaccctcatgaagtctgtttctgattgtttggtcagagacattcacaccagtggcctgctggaggtcattttgtagggctctggcagtgctcatcctgttcctccttgcacaaaggagcagataccggtcctgctgatggatTAAGGGCCTTCgacggccctgtccagctctcctcgagtaactgcctgtctcctggaatctcctccatgctcttgagactgtgctgggagacacagcaaaccttctggcaatggcacatattgatgtgccatcctggaggagttggactacctatgcaacctctgtagggtcgcCTCATGCTACAAGTAGtaaaaagatgagtagggaaaatatgtcagtgaaaaaccattcctgttttgggggtcgtctcattgttgcccatctagtgcacctgttgttaatttcattaacaccaaagcagctaaaactgattaacaaccccctctgctacttaactgaccagatcaatatcccaactgacttgatgctattctctgattaaaagtgttcctttaatttttttgagcagtgtatattaTACAACTTGCATTAGCTTTTACATAAATTAATGTTAACGTAGAataataaatgctctaaaagtACATTTGTTAGTTCATTTGCATTGGTTAGTGtacattgttagttcatgatacttccaattaactaatgttaacaaattgaactttttattgtaaagtgctactaaaaaaaattatttctttatttacagtgtttttctAAAAGAGGATTACACTGTTGCTCGCATCAATCAGAGGATTGCAGACATCACAGGACTCTCCATAGAATCATCTGAATATCTACATGTATGGTCACAGTAAGAAAGAAATCACCTGTTCATACACAGGCAGCTGTCTGGTTTAATAAAGTTTTGCAATAAATGTCTTGCAGCTAGCTTGGTCACAACATcacacaaaataattaaataaacatcagACTGGTTTGCCCTTCTGTAACTTTTGTCAAAAAGTGGCACATATGAGCTCTGGGGActgatattatatttttatgtaatcattcatttttcatttactAATCATATTCACtgtattatgtttgttttatattagcTCTTCAATAGATGAAACATGTTTTCTCCTATGAAATATGAGTGGTGTAATCACTTTCCAGGTTCAGAATTACGGGATTGGTGGCAGATATGAACCACATTATGATGCATGGGTAAGATATGCTAAAATACAGTCATGACATCAGTTTGTATGCCAACCCTGAATTCGCCATGTGTTCCCTCAGGAATTTCTATGTGGTTTTGGATTTCTGAGATAAATAAGGTCTATAatcattactttaaaaaaagactTTCCCATTTCCCCTGATCCTTTTTTGAAAACTCATGTGTTTTAtgcattaactttttttgttggtGGCGATGAATCAACATTTCAATActtaatgtaatttttagcCTATCCATGCTTCATTAACATCACAATGTGTACCTGTGTAGCCAGGTGTTCCAATGCTGTGCCAAATTCTGACCTCCCGCCAGACTCCTATTCCCTTTCTTGAGGCCATCTCTAAAGCCTAATCCCACACATAACCCTACCTCCACATTTAACACTAATCATACTAGCACTGGCAAACAGAGTTCGGTATAACATTTGGAGACATCTGTTGTCTGTGTGCAatttatgttgtagaacaaaacgtgCATGTCTTTCTCCTCAAGTGATGTGGTCCTTAACTCAAATAGAACCCATGGCTCGAAAATGCTAATTCACTTGTAGGACTTCAAACTAAACAGCTCTATTCTGTCAGTAAGATCTTGATTACATACTGACTAATTGAATCATTCCAAGCTaacttaaaaatatttgatCCCACAGGATAATGAGAATGAAAGGATTGCTACATTCTTAATTTATGTAAGTGTTGCCCTGTTCATTAGCTCAAATGGCAATGTCAACATTGTAGGCCTacattatacatttctatttatattcatattacCAGAGTTGTACAATGAGCAATAATTGATGTTCTGTTGCTGTAGATGAGTGATGTGGAAATAGGGGGCACCACTGTGTTTCCTAAAGTTGGAGTTGCATTGCAGCCAGAAAAGGTAAATGCTTAATATATGAATAATTAGAAAAACTTTTCCTCCACAAGTAAAATTCATGCATCTGTTCTCCGCTGTTTAAGGGTTCAGCCGTGTTTTGGTACAACCTTCACAAGAGTGGTACAGTGGATTTAAAAACGGAGCATGCTGGATGCCCTGTGTTAATGGGTAATAAATGGGGTAGGTTAACTGTTTATCATctataatgtataaataaatctaTGTTAATATGACtatatttcatttcagttttatgtAACATTGAgctatatttttctttcttttcagtgGCTAATAAATGGATCCATGAGTATGGACAGGTGTTCAGGAGACCCTGTTCTTTGTCAGACAGAGAGTGAAAGACAGTGCAACCATGTAGACATCATATGAAGTGTATCTGTACTATAGAAGTacctgttatttttattatgcatCATGAGTTTTTATAATGTACAATAGATCATCTGATCCCAGgtgaaaagtaaataaatttaaattgtgtgtttttagacacttaatatattaaaattatactaTACTAAGTgcgtattaaatgtattatttagaAACAACTTTaagtataaatgtatttcaagaTGTACTTACGTTCAATTTTAAGCTATTtgcaatatattaaatatgttgaaattgtgttaaaatggaaccactttaagtacatttagtGCAGTTTAAGTGTACCCATACCCTGTAATACTCACAGGTTGTTTTATTGCTTCAAATATCAATATCAGTGACTTTGTGATTGAACTCTGCTCACCGTAAGTGGTGTTGTTGGGCTTCTTATGTTCATTGTAACTCATAGAGTGCTGTATAGTGACGACAGACAAGAGGATAAAAATGGACACTCACGTCAAGCTTGATGAGGATATAGTCAAAAGGTAAATTGAGAAGTTAACAAAATTCTAATGAATATCAATGCAAATTATAATACTATATATTCAATCATGGATGCAAAACTGTTATTCATTggttcacagaaaaaaattgtgatcAATCGAATGCTACCTTTTAAGTAGCATAACCTTTTACAAGTACAAACAAGTAAAACTGAACAACATATTAATTTTAAGTATGCTTATGGCAATACTTAATAATAGTTGACAAATTTTTGTAATACCTTATAAGTTGGTACATtgtaaatgttaacattttttttccaaaatatctttcttttgaaaatattaaaattataaatatataaatatttaaaatatattgctgtAGGCCTACACATGGTTATAAACTTCTGATTCAGTGCTCACACGACTTTGCGTCAGGCTCGCACCCTCTGAATGAAATCTAAGGGCAGCCCCCACATGGGATAGAGCGGTGTACACCTCAGTATACGGTGCCCGCCCCACTTCATTGACCttagggggccgttctgccaaccctggcACCCTTGGTGCTTCAGGGTGCAGCGGTTTCCAGCAAGCTATGATTCAGCGTTCACACGACGCTGCATCAGGTTCGCACCCTCTGAGGAGGGTCGAAAAGCAGTCCTGTTTCCTGCCAGTGTGTTTCAGGTCACCAAAGTGGCTGCTCTAAGTATACCAGAGACCAGCCttgagaggctggttccctttgGTGGATTTTCTGGCAGAGTTGAGGCTTCTGCCAAATTTATCTCAATGGGCAGGCTCTGGTAATGGAACAGAAAGTAAACTCTTTTGCGAAAGGAGCTATAAAAcaggttcctcctcccagcagagAGTTAGGGTTTTTACGGCCGCTACTATTTTGTTCCAAAAgaggatggagggttgcgtcctATATTAGATCTTaatcatttgaatcattcattcaggagACTTAGGTTCAAAATGTTGACGCTAAACCagatccgaggactggtttgtcatgaTGGTTTTAAAGGATGCATACTTCCATATCTCCATCCTTCCACAGCATAGGAAGTTCCTTAAGTTTGCTTTCAGGGGCAAAGTATACCAATATTAGGTTCTTCCATTCAGTCTAGCTATATCACCCCACACGTTCATGAAATGCGTAGATGCAGCTCTTTCCTCACTCAGGCTGCAGGGCATACGCATTCTGAACTGATTAGATGACTGGCTAATATTAGCGCAGTCGGAACAGATGGTCAGTTCGACACCGAGATGTCGTTCTTGCTCATATAAAAATTGGGGTTGTGGCTGAACGCCAAGaaaagtgtgctttctccaTTACAGAGAACCACCTTCCTGGGTGTGGTATTGATTCAGTGATGCTGCGGGCCATTCTGTCGCCCACTCGTATTGCTGCAATCTTTTCAGTCACACAGGAGATAtaactaggccagtcactcactgtaaaacagttttctaaaactgttgggtctgatggcagctgcgtccaacggtgataccttttggcctgctgtacatgagacccttacagtggtggctcaggaccaagggttTTCCCTGAGGGGGAACCCACTTCGTATGATCAAGATCACGCGGCGATGTCTCCGCGCCTTGGTTATATGGAAGAAAAGTTGGTTCCTATCCCCGGGCCCTGTGTTAGGAGCTCAGTGTCATTGAGTCACTCTCATGATAGACAtttctctcacaggctggggagcgGTAATGGAAGGCCGCTCAGCTCAAGGGCTGTGGAGGAGTCATCATCTTtcgtggcacataaattgcctggagatgatggcggtctTCAATGCATTGAAGttcttcctcccagacctgagaggTCATCGTGCTGTCTGGACAGACAATACATCGATGGTCTCTTATATAAATCGACAGGGGGGTCTGCGTTCGCGCCCACTATGCAAACTGGcgcaccagatcctcctgtggtccctggGGAAGATGCTCTCCTCGAGAACAATCTTATTCCAGGGACCTAGACTAtaggagcagacatcctgtcgagacaggggctgaggccaggggaatggagacttcaccccaAAGTGGTGAAGCTCATATGGGAGATTTATAGCCACGTGGAAGTGGATCATTCGCATCTCAGGATACGATGCACTGTCCACTGTGGTTATCCCTCACGCATCCAGCTCCTCTTggactggatgccatggtacagacatGGCCGAGGCTAAGTCTGTACGTTTTTCCCCCAATtgttctgctcccaggagttctggacAAAATTTGCCAGGAAGGGATAAGTCTA
Encoded here:
- the LOC127497008 gene encoding prolyl 4-hydroxylase subunit alpha-2-like isoform X3, yielding MAVKELTVFMVCFWIVYSAAGHEFFSSTDCFIDQIAQLYGKTKDFLKVFSQCIDADNVETMKSVLLNLLLSYSDSENPEEAMRNPVAAYRLLRQMRNDLIFIEKHIKPNLYQCEEYQDELDAKLLEIPQLEDVDGAASGLIRLQEIYKLHPEDITKETSLNADEAYHVGLVAYDEGKFQHAFLWFLDSLDRLTEYSTTTEEELLHYLSSSAYHFGSLPVAIYFGQQLLNLVINIFAPDPSNDEVRVQLNWLLHLQSNPDIFTLNTESSNYEALCRGEVDERTSKRQRALSCRYSTGGGNPRLMYAPVKEEVEWDEPRIIRYHDIISDREIEILKNISRPQLSRSQIGKGTVSDFRTSQSVFLKEDYTVARINQRIADITGLSIESSEYLHVWSQFRITGLVADMNHIMMHGIMRMKGLLHS
- the LOC127497008 gene encoding prolyl 4-hydroxylase subunit alpha-1-like isoform X2 — encoded protein: MAVKELTVFMVCFWIVYSAAGHEFFSSTDQIAQLYGKTKDFLKVFSQCIDADNVETMKSVLLNLLLSYSDSENPEEAMRNPVAAYRLLRQMRNDLIFIEKHIKPNLYQCEEYQDELDAKLLEIPQLEDVDGAASGLIRLQEIYKLHPEDITKETSLNADEAYHVGLVAYDEGKFQHAFLWFLDSLDRLTEYSTTTEEELLHYLSSSAYHFGSLPVAIYFGQQLLNLDPSNDEVRVQLNWLLHLQSNPDIFTLNTESSNYEALCRGEVDERTSKRQRALSCRYSTGGGNPRLMYAPVKEEVEWDEPRIIRYHDIISDREIEILKNISRPQLSRSQIGKGTVSDFRTSQSVFLKEDYTVARINQRIADITGLSIESSEYLHVQNYGIGGRYEPHYDAWDNENERIATFLIYMSDVEIGGTTVFPKVGVALQPEKGSAVFWYNLHKSGTVDLKTEHAGCPVLMGNKWVANKWIHEYGQVFRRPCSLSDRE
- the LOC127497008 gene encoding prolyl 4-hydroxylase subunit alpha-1-like isoform X1, producing the protein MAVKELTVFMVCFWIVYSAAGHEFFSSTDQIAQLYGKTKDFLKVFSQCIDADNVETMKSVLLNLLLSYSDSENPEEAMRNPVAAYRLLRQMRNDLIFIEKHIKPNLYQCEEYQDELDAKLLEIPQLEDVDGAASGLIRLQEIYKLHPEDITKETSLNADEAYHVGLVAYDEGKFQHAFLWFLDSLDRLTEYSTTTEEELLHYLSSSAYHFGSLPVAIYFGQQLLNLVINIFAPDPSNDEVRVQLNWLLHLQSNPDIFTLNTESSNYEALCRGEVDERTSKRQRALSCRYSTGGGNPRLMYAPVKEEVEWDEPRIIRYHDIISDREIEILKNISRPQLSRSQIGKGTVSDFRTSQSVFLKEDYTVARINQRIADITGLSIESSEYLHVQNYGIGGRYEPHYDAWDNENERIATFLIYMSDVEIGGTTVFPKVGVALQPEKGSAVFWYNLHKSGTVDLKTEHAGCPVLMGNKWVANKWIHEYGQVFRRPCSLSDRE
- the LOC127497008 gene encoding prolyl 4-hydroxylase subunit alpha-1-like isoform X4, with amino-acid sequence MVTVQNYGIGGRYEPHYDAWDNENERIATFLIYMSDVEIGGTTVFPKVGVALQPEKGSAVFWYNLHKSGTVDLKTEHAGCPVLMGNKWVANKWIHEYGQVFRRPCSLSDRE